GATGCGCACAATGATAACGAAAAACAAAAGCACGTCGACGCGGGCTTTAGGGAACAACAGCAGATAGCCCCCCATGACACCTGCAATCGCACCGGATGCGCCGACCATTGGAATGGCGCTGGACGGATTGGGGAGATATTGCAGATAGGCCGCCGCGAAGCCGCTAAGGATGTAGAACCCAAGAAACGGGAGATGGCCCATTTCCTCTTCCATGTTGTCGCCAAATATCCATAAAAATAGCATGTTACCCGCAAGGTGCATAAAGCCACCGTGCAAGAACATATGCGTGAAAAAGCCGACCCTGCCGCCACCGTTTTCGAATTGGCTGGGCCAGAAGGCGTAATCAATTAGGAACTGATTGCTGGACGGGACGTCCGTCAGGACGCCGTATTGCCATGCAAAAACCAAGACGTTCAGCCCGATGAGGGCGAAGGTCACGTATGGGGTTCGTTCGGACGGGTTGTGATCGCGAATTGGAAACATGCCTGACCGTCCGCGAATGGCGGCGGGCGGTCAAGCAGTTATCGTTGTCAGCCACCGACTTCGGCCAAAAGGGCTGCGTTGCCGCCAGCCGCTGTTGTGTCGATGCAGATGTGGCGTTCATGCAGAACATGGCCTGCGTTTATCGGTTCAGTGATCAGGGGAACGATCGCGCCTGTGCGTTTGGCAAGCGCCTGTTCAATGCCGCGTGCCGCATCGACGTCACCGTGCCAGACGGCAGCGGCAATCTGCATTTTTTGCAGCTCAGAATCTGAAACCTCGTCGTCGTGCACCATCGGCGTGCCGCCAAGGTCCAGAACTTTATCTGCTTGCGCCTTTTTGTCCGGCCCGAGACACAGGATCGCACCACGGGAATGCGTCGACAGGCGGTTGGATTCACCTGTTGGCCCGGGCAAATCAACGGGGGCAGGTGGGATGTCTGGATAATCAACAGAGGCAGCGAAGCGCGGCATATACATCGGGCCTCCCGCTTTAGGGCCAGTGCCAGAAAGACCCTCACCACCAAAGGGTTGGCTGCCAACGACAGCACCGATCTGGTTGCGGTTCACGTAAATATTGCCCGCGTTGATGTCTTCGACCACCTGC
This Octadecabacter temperatus DNA region includes the following protein-coding sequences:
- a CDS encoding rhomboid family intramembrane serine protease is translated as MFPIRDHNPSERTPYVTFALIGLNVLVFAWQYGVLTDVPSSNQFLIDYAFWPSQFENGGGRVGFFTHMFLHGGFMHLAGNMLFLWIFGDNMEEEMGHLPFLGFYILSGFAAAYLQYLPNPSSAIPMVGASGAIAGVMGGYLLLFPKARVDVLLFFVIIVRIIPIPSFIVLGVWMALQVFNGLGSDLNGGGTAYWAHVGGFIAGFVMTIPIWLRRGSTRYWDRTEGHPPHPEATYTRSNIPVIRRDR